DNA sequence from the Callospermophilus lateralis isolate mCalLat2 chromosome 2, mCalLat2.hap1, whole genome shotgun sequence genome:
CTGTGCAGGCAAGTTTGAGCAAAGGGCGGACATCACAGAAGTAGTGATCAAACTCATTGGGTCCACAGAAGGGTAGCTGAACTACTAGAGATATGGGGATAACAGTGTGGATGAACCCACTTACCCAGGTCCCCAGGAGCATTTTATTGCACTTCTCCCTGTCCATGATGGTCATATAGTGCAGGGGTTTACAGATGGCCACATAACGATCATAGGCCATTACTATAAGAATGAAGATCTCAGTGCTTCCAAAGAAATGCACCCCAAAGAGTTGCAATATGCACCCCTCATATGAGATAGTTTTGTTCTTTGCTAAAAGGTCAACAATTGTCTTGGGTGCTGTAGCTGAAGAGAAACAAATGTCCACAAATGACAAGGAGTTGAGGAAGAAATACATGGGAGACTTCAGAAGATTCCCCATGAAAACGGTCAGCATGATGAGGAGGTTTCCCAGAAGAATGACTGCATAAAAGAATAAGAACACCACAAAGCAGACTTCTTCAACCTCTGGATTCTGAGAGAGGCCccagaaaataaattcagttgcattatttattttttccatgtaATGAATCAGGTAGGCCAAGTGACCAAAACAGttaaattatctgaaataaaaCATCAGAAAGACTATTAGCATTTATTTTGAACTCAGGATAAAATGAATGATGACAGCAgttgaaactgaaaaaaaatgggtACTGACGTGATTGACaagaataattattaaaattttagtGTCTCCAttcttatattttacctcaaaaATATACCCATTTATTCACTTGAAATGAGGAAGCAGAAAACAAAGATAAAGCGAATCCGTGAAATAACATACCAAACCAAGGTTCTCACATGCCTAACATTTTTCTAAAGTTTACTTATCTCATTATGGATAAATATTTAGTTAGTTCTGTGAAAGACACATAATCACATAGAAAACAACTCTTTGTTTATAGAAAAGGTTTCTCTTGTTTTGGCAGTAGAAGTAAAAATTGCCCTACATGATTCTTTCTGAATACAGCAACATCTTGTCACTACATACACCCATAGGACCTTGATATGTCCAGATTGGGTGACTTCTGCAGGCTCCCCCTCAGATATTTGTGTATGAATATATGGTCTCTGTGCAAAAGCTCTTGCAATGTGGAGTGTCTGAAGTTTCACCAGGATTTACTAATGGCCTTATTTATTACTAAACATTTGTGTagtaactaaaacaaacaaatgccctgaaactggagaatatgaaaaacacaaaaacaaaagatcCACCCTTTTGTGTGAATATTTCTCAGGTGTCCTTCCAATTTTTCAAGTCTAATGTTAGAATATTATAGATCTCCAAGTTTGAGTGAATTCAACATTTTTGGGAGAGCCTGTCCTTTAGTGATTATTATGTTGGGTTTAGGAAATGCATGTTGTTAAATGTAAGTGGATAGACAAACACACTAGTGAGGTCACTCTTAAGTTTTGATGGAAAAGGCATACAGAGGAGTTTTTATTTAGGGGTTTTCAGGGTTCTCCAGTAACTCAGGTCACAGAGGTGAATATTTCCTCTAGTTGTAATTGTCCTCTTGCAATCCCATCCCCATTAGCATCTACCTAATATGTTGATTTCCACTGCTATTGGCTTGGTGCTCTTAGCTAGCCTTTGCAGGAATAATACTTCAGGCATTGCCAGCTTTTTGACAACTACAGATTTCATCGGGTTTATGAGCTACAGATCCTAGGGTATTTATCACAGTTCTGCTTACTTTTGTGCATTACAATATAACAATACTTGCTgtggcatgcacctgtaatcctaggggtttggaaagctgaagcaggagcatcacaagttcaaagacagcctcagcaaaaacaaggtgctaagcaactcagtgataccctgtctctaaataaaatacaaaatagggctgggaatgtggctcagtggtcaaatgtccctgagttcaatccctggtaccccctcccCACAAAAATTGCAATACTAATGGTAATAACAGTAATAGCAATACTGCAAATCAAATCTAAATCAGCCACAACCCCTGATTCACACATTCCTTcccctgtttgtttttttctactgACTTAGAAAATAGTACTATTCTCCACTGAGAGCACTTCACTTTACAAGAACACAAAAAATAGTTGTTTTCCACAACTGTGAACAATGTTGTTTACCACCATTGTAGAAGAAAATGAGTTTCCCCACATTAGCTTGAGATCTGTTTTTCCACAGTTCCTTCTACAaagtcttggaaaattcttatgtCTTCTGAAATCAAGATCCAGCTAAATGTAATCCATTTTCCCCTTTCTGATCATTTGTAATATGATACAGTCTCACTGTCCTTTGAAATGATTGACATTTTCTATCCACATTCATGCTATCCTAACTCTTGGTCATGCACACATgtactttattatttattatctaaaTTTAGTTTCTCTATAACTTCTTAGAAGTGTGTCTTCCAATTATATTCCCATTGCACATAAATGACCTATAACAGTTATAGAACAAAAGATCTCACCTGTATTTCCCAGGACTTGAAtttggttttacttttcttcctGATATCATTTGAGTGTAGATTCAAACTGAAATAAGGGTGATGCCTGAGGAATTGCTTTGTGAATAATCAGTTCAAGAGAATACTAATCACCTAAATTCAAAGGCTGCTACAAAATCACTGTTCTTTCACCTAATGAAACTTATCTGTTCTGCAATATCTTTGGTAAGAAATGTTTCTTTATCTGCTTATAAATTTATTGTAGAAGAAATGATGCAATATGGTAATGACCATAGGGAAAGTTTTTTTCCAAAGTCTTCTACCATAATTACAACAATATCACATGCCTATAGAGAGATTAAAAATAGTGTattcttttcaattatttttaaaattaaaaatggcttTGCTTAATTTTAAATCCAATCAAGTTTTACATTTAGAACAGTTACCTTAATTGTAAAGCAATTCATCAAACACAGTAATTTTAGGATTGCATATTGTTCCTTGAATTAATGACCCTTGATATATAcatttaattgtatatatttcatataaaatgtattaaatatgtatttttgtgtATTGAAATTGAATTAGTCTACTCTTTAGAAAGTTCTAAAGAATGGAAAGGGTAGTTATGATGGTACTTTTGGGGTTCACTTCTTTTCTTCTTAAAGGGATGTATGCTGGATTCTAGAGAAAGAGCTGGGATGAGATGCATTCATGATACACACCTGGGATGAACTATAGTGAGGACTATAATTCCTTTAGATTTTGAGTTTTAATCATTAAGGTTAATTCTTgtcttattctttttattttcttttccctcatgcttgcctatttttctttcccctgcagaccctactatctatctatctatattgatATTGatatccatctctctctctctctctctctctctctctctctctctatatatatatatatatatatatatatatatatatatatatatttatatatatagttttttttgtttttgaacaataacaaaaaaaatgaaaaggagatcttgttcatatttttctcatttgagTTTAACAGAGAAATTAACTCATAAAAGGAAAACAGGAAAAACATCAAGAAGCAAATGTGTGATGGGTTCATGTTTGTGCAACATTTcaaatgatataatatataaagcCTAAGAGCTCTGTGAGCCAAAAGAAACCAAAAAGTACATTTGGAAAATACTCCCCAATAGTTCTTTTGCACATCACACAGGGACTACACTTAAAGACATTTAGAAGAACTTGTAATAAATATGAGTCATCAGTTTGatacatttattaattatattcttgacatctggggaatattcaaaatattatttttttaatgtccttACCAAGGCAACAGCAGTTAGATCCATGAGTCTCTTCCAGGAAGTGGAATATATGAGATTACTCAGGTTTTCATCAGTGGCTTTATAAATATAGGCCTGATTACAAAAGTTCCTGTGCCAATACCCATTGGAGGAGCTCATGGAATCTCCTCTTGGTTAATATGAAGGACATGACCAAGATTCAAGAGAGCTGAGGCTCTCCAATTCTAATGAAAGTCTAACCCACAAAAGCATTATATTCCAAAGATATACAGTTATAAGACTGCCAATCTTGTAGTGTTCCATCCTTCCTATGACAAGATAGTAAATTATAATTTTGTTTGGTCCTttaaataatcatcatcatcatcatcatcaacccTTCTGCGAcaaactgttgagagccacagccgaaggggccccagcaaactttcagactgccagctgatgattggctcacagcggccccagcaacatctagctgattggctcctctgtggagatgctcattgagctgtttccctgccctttcagactaccagctgatgattggctcacagcagccccagcaacgtctagcaacatctagctgattggctcctctgcggtgatgcttattgggctgtttccctgccctttcagaccacggagctgctcattgtggcactttttggctccgcccatgcgaccaagccaattggcctcaagagcaggaggattgtgggaggaagaggctgggttggggagtgtggcttgtgggaagctggtggtggcagttgggctctgag
Encoded proteins:
- the LOC143390435 gene encoding olfactory receptor 4S2-like, whose protein sequence is MEKINNATEFIFWGLSQNPEVEEVCFVVFLFFYAVILLGNLLIMLTVFMGNLLKSPMYFFLNSLSFVDICFSSATAPKTIVDLLAKNKTISYEGCILQLFGVHFFGSTEIFILIVMAYDRYVAICKPLHYMTIMDREKCNKMLLGTWVSGFIHTVIPISLVVQLPFCGPNEFDHYFCDVRPLLKLACTDTHIIGGVVTANTGTLTLGSFVILLISYTVILVSLRKQSAEGRRKALSTCGAHVTVVFIFFGPCIFTYMRPDVTFTEDKTVAVFYTIITPMLNPMIYTLRNAEVKNSMKKIWVKKVFWIANNKNWK